The stretch of DNA CGGCCGGACACGGGCCGGGCAGAGATGGACGGCCGGATCCTGTTCGGGTTCGGCCCGCCCACGACGGCGTGGACCGCGCCGCATCGCCGCGGCACCGCCCTGCTGGCCCAGGAACCGCTGCTGTTCCCGCACCTGAGCGCGCTCGAAAACGTAGCCTTCGGGCCGCGGAGCGCGGGCGTGCCCAAGCGGGCGGCCAGGGAGGCTGCCCGGCGCTGGCTGGCCGAGGTCCACGCTGAAGACCTTGCCGCCCGGCGGCCCGGGGAACTCTCCGGCGGCCAGGCGCAGCGCGTCGCGGTGGCGAGGGCCCTCGCGGTGAACCCGGATGTCCTGCTGCTCGACGAGCCCATGGCAGCCCTGGACATCCACGCTGCCCCGCTGCTGCGCAGGCTGCTCAAGCGGATCCTGGCCGGCCGGCGGGCCATCATCGTCACGCACGACGTGCTGGACGCCTACATGCTCGCGGACCGTGTGATCGTGATGGAGGACGGCCGGATCACCGAGGAAGGCCCCACCCGTGAGGTGCTCCGGAGGCCGCGCAGCAGCTTCGCCGCCGGACTGGCCGGGCTGAACCTGGTCACGGGGTCCGTGACCGCCGCCGGGATCCGGACTGCGGAGGGCCTCGAGTTCGCGGGGCAGCATGACGCCCCGCTCGCCCCCGGGGAAGCGGGCGTGGCTGCGTTCCCGCCGTCGGCCGTGTCCGTGTTCCTGACCGAGGCACACGGCAGCCCCCGGAACGCGTTTTGGGTGACCATCTCGGACCTGGAGCCGCACGGGGACCAGATCCGGATCCGGGCCGGGGAGCTGTCCGCGGACGTCACGCCTGCAGCGTCCGCAGACCTTGGCCTGGCCCCCGGCATGGCTGTCTATTTCGTGGTCAAGGCGGCCGCGGTGTCCATCTACCCGGCGTAGCGGTCGGCGGCTATCCCTGCCGGCGCCGGACGGGGTGTTCGCTGATGATGGAGAGACGGTTGAAGGAATTCATGGTGATCGCCAGCCAGCTGATGGCAGAGAATTCGCCCACTGTGAGGTGGTGCCGGGCGTAGCCGGTGTCCCGCTCGCGGGCAGCGAAATCGCTGACGTTGGTGACGGCCTCGGCCAAGGCGAGAGCCGCACGTTCCTTCGCCGTGAACAGCCTGGTTTCGCGCCAGGCGGGCAGCACCGCGAGCCGTTGGACGGATTCTCCATTCTCCAGCGCGTCACTGACGTGCACGTCCAGGCAGTAGGCGCAGCCGTTGATCTGGGAAATGCGGATATTCAGCAGTTCCGTCAGCGTCCTGTCGAGCCCGGCCTCCGCGGCGGCCTCCCGGGCCTTGAGCTTCAGCCCGTTCAGTGCCTTCCATACTGCGGGGTCTTCCTTGTCAAGGAAAACGCTCCGGGTGATGGGGTGCTGCGCTGCCGCTGTCTCGTCCATGCTTCCCAGAATACCCACCGGTTACTTTGCACATGCTGTGTGACAATATTGTCAAAGATGTGACAGACTCCAAATGTGGAAGCCCCGGATCCGGTGGCCGGTTCCTTGGGGGAGCCGGCCACCGAATCCCTGCCCCGCCCCATCCGTCCGCAACGGGGCATGTCCAGCGTTCCGGCGTTGGCGCGCGGGGGACATGCCCATTCCTGGAGCCGAGGCCCGGGCATCCAGGGACCATGTCCAGCGCCGTGGGCGTGCGGAGGGCATGTCCCCTGGGGCGCACCAGATGCAGCCGGAGCACTCCGGCCCTAGACAGCCGTTTCGCTGTCGGCAAACATGGACCCAGCGGTACTACGTGCAAAGTTGAGCGGAATAGACTCAACTTCAACAACAGCTTATTCCGGAAGGAGCTCTCTTTGGACGCCAAATTCACCACCAAGAGCCAGGAGGCTCTTTCGGCAGCAGCCATGAACGCCTCGACGGCAGGGAATCCCCAGCTCGAACCCGCGCACCTGCTCAAGGCCCTCATGGACCAGCGCGAGGGCGTCGCCGTCGCGCTGCTCCGTGCTACCGGAACCGACCCTGATGCGGTCAGCGTCCAGGCGAGCACCGCCATCAAGGCGCTCCCGTCCACGTCCGGCACAACGGTGCAGCAGGCCCAGCTGTCCCGCAGCGCCATGCAGGCCATCAAGAATGCGCAGACTGAAGCTGAAAGGCTCGGAGACAGCTTCGTGTCCACCGAACACCTGCTCCTGGGTCTTTCCGCCGGCAGTGACGCTGTTGGAAAGCTGATGCGCGACGCCGGCGCCTCCCACGAAGCGCTGCTGGCAGCCCTGCCCGGCGTCCGCGGCGGCCGCAAGGTGGACAACGCCGACCCCGAGAACACCTTCGAGGCCCTGGAGAAGTACGGCACCGACCTGACCGCCATCGCCCGCTCCGGCAAGCTTGATCCCGTCATCGGCCGCGACGCCGAAATCCGCCGCATCATCCAGGTCCTGAGCCGCCGGACCAAGAACAACCCCGTGATCATCGGCGAGCCCGGCGTCGGCAAGACCGCCGTCGTCGAAGGCCTCGCCCAGCGGATCGTGGCCGGTGACGTGCCCGAAAGCCTGCGCGGCAAGACCCTGATCGCCCTTGACCTCGCGTCCATGGTGGCCGGTGCGAAGTACCGCGGTGAATTCGAGGAGCGGCTCAAGGCCGTGCTGGAGGAAATCAAGGGCTCGGAAGGGCAGATCGTCACCTTCATTGACGAGATCCACACGGTGGTCGGCGCCGGCGCGTCCGGGGACAGCTCCATGGACGCCGGGAACATGCTCAAGCCCATGCTGGCCCGCGGCGAGCTCCGCCTGATCGGCGCCACGACCCTGGACGAGTACCGCGAAAACATCGAAAAGGATCCGGCCCTGGAACGCCGCTTCCAGCAGGTGTTTGTCGGCGAGCCCAGCGTGGATGACACCATCGGCATCCTGCGCGGCCTCAAGGAGCGTTACGAGGCACACCACAAGGTGGCCATCGCCGACTCTGCCCTGGTGGCTGCCGCCACGCTCTCCAACCGCTACATTTCCGGCCGCCAGCTGCCCGACAAGGCAATCGACCTCGTCGACGAGGCCGCCTCCCGGCTGCGGATGGAAATCGATTCCGCCCCGGAGGAGATCGACCAGCTGCGCCGTGCCGTCGACCGCCTGACCATGGAGGAACTGGCCCTCGCCGGCGAGACCGACCCCGCGTCCGTGGAACGGCTCGCCGCCCTGCGCGCGGACATGGCGGACAAGAAGGAAGAGCTCGCCGCGCTCAATGCGCGCTGGGAATCCGAGAAGGCCGGCCTGAACCATGTCGGCGACCTCAAGGCCCGGATCGACGAGCTGCGCTCCGCCGCGGAGAAATACCAGCGCGAAGGTGACCTGGAAGCCGCCTCACGCATCCTCTACGGCGAACTCCCGGCCCTGGAGCGGGAGCTGAACGCGGCGGCCGAGGAGGAAACCGCCCGGGTGGCCGGCGGCGGCGCCAAACAGGACCTCATGGTGGCCGACGAGGTCACCGCGGACGACATCGCCGAAGTGATTTCGGCCTGGACCGGCATCCCGGCCGGCCGCATGCTGCAGGGCGAAAGCCAGAAGCTGCTCGAGATGGAGCACGTGCTCGGGGAGCGGCTGATCGGCCAGGCCAAGGCTGTCACCGCGGTCTCGGACGCTGTCCGCCGCGCCCGGGCCGGGATCAGCGACCCCAACCGGCCCACCGGTTCCTTCCTGTTCCTCGGCCCCACCGGCGTCGGCAAGACCGAGCTGGCGAAGGCGCTGGCAGACTTCCTGTTCGACGACGAACGCGCCATGGTGCGGATTGACATGTCCGAGTACTCGGAGAAGCACTCCGTAGCCCGCCTCGTCGGGGCGCCTCCGGGCTATGTGGGGTACGAGGAAGGCG from Arthrobacter sp. PAMC25564 encodes:
- a CDS encoding ABC transporter ATP-binding protein, whose product is MSLRFEAAIAARGFDVALHLEDGETLAVLGPNGAGKSTLLAVVAGLLRPDTGRAEMDGRILFGFGPPTTAWTAPHRRGTALLAQEPLLFPHLSALENVAFGPRSAGVPKRAAREAARRWLAEVHAEDLAARRPGELSGGQAQRVAVARALAVNPDVLLLDEPMAALDIHAAPLLRRLLKRILAGRRAIIVTHDVLDAYMLADRVIVMEDGRITEEGPTREVLRRPRSSFAAGLAGLNLVTGSVTAAGIRTAEGLEFAGQHDAPLAPGEAGVAAFPPSAVSVFLTEAHGSPRNAFWVTISDLEPHGDQIRIRAGELSADVTPAASADLGLAPGMAVYFVVKAAAVSIYPA
- a CDS encoding carboxymuconolactone decarboxylase family protein, whose product is MDETAAAQHPITRSVFLDKEDPAVWKALNGLKLKAREAAAEAGLDRTLTELLNIRISQINGCAYCLDVHVSDALENGESVQRLAVLPAWRETRLFTAKERAALALAEAVTNVSDFAARERDTGYARHHLTVGEFSAISWLAITMNSFNRLSIISEHPVRRRQG
- the clpB gene encoding ATP-dependent chaperone ClpB, translated to MDAKFTTKSQEALSAAAMNASTAGNPQLEPAHLLKALMDQREGVAVALLRATGTDPDAVSVQASTAIKALPSTSGTTVQQAQLSRSAMQAIKNAQTEAERLGDSFVSTEHLLLGLSAGSDAVGKLMRDAGASHEALLAALPGVRGGRKVDNADPENTFEALEKYGTDLTAIARSGKLDPVIGRDAEIRRIIQVLSRRTKNNPVIIGEPGVGKTAVVEGLAQRIVAGDVPESLRGKTLIALDLASMVAGAKYRGEFEERLKAVLEEIKGSEGQIVTFIDEIHTVVGAGASGDSSMDAGNMLKPMLARGELRLIGATTLDEYRENIEKDPALERRFQQVFVGEPSVDDTIGILRGLKERYEAHHKVAIADSALVAAATLSNRYISGRQLPDKAIDLVDEAASRLRMEIDSAPEEIDQLRRAVDRLTMEELALAGETDPASVERLAALRADMADKKEELAALNARWESEKAGLNHVGDLKARIDELRSAAEKYQREGDLEAASRILYGELPALERELNAAAEEETARVAGGGAKQDLMVADEVTADDIAEVISAWTGIPAGRMLQGESQKLLEMEHVLGERLIGQAKAVTAVSDAVRRARAGISDPNRPTGSFLFLGPTGVGKTELAKALADFLFDDERAMVRIDMSEYSEKHSVARLVGAPPGYVGYEEGGQLTEAVRRRPYSVLLLDEVEKAHPEVFDILLQVLDDGRLTDGQGRTVDFRNVILVLTSNLGSQFLVDPTLDATAKREAVMATVHASFKPEFLNRLDEVVLFDPLSVEELSRIVELQVKELGERLKGRRLNLEVTDGARAWLAVTGFDPAYGARPLRRLVQREIGDRLAKAILAGEITDGDTVLVDTAPDLEELTVGGARASDRPDGGASTGGGLSVQRKA